The Sulfolobales archaeon region CGATGTATCTATTCTTAAACTGGATATATGGATATGTCTAGATTCTCTAATCAGATCCTCATCTATCTCTTCAGGCCTTAGATCCTCTGCAGAGCCCTTGTACCCATACATAGTTATCTCCCCTTGAGGATCTATAGCTACTATACTAAAACCTGTGTCTCCTAGCGAGATTCTAAGACCCTTTATATCTACACCCTCCTTCAACAGCTCATCAGCTATTATTCTTCCAAAGCTATCAAAGCCTATTTTAGCGATTATCCCACTACTCATGCCCAGCCTCTTTACGGCGATTGAGACGTTCACAGCAGATCCCCCTGCCCCCCATTTAGTTCTCAGTATAGGGCTCTCTTGATCAGGTTTTGGGAATTCGTTAACCTGTATTCTGATGTCAACGAGAGCATGTCCAACAGCTATTATATCTATCCTTTTTTGGAGATCCTTCATAGTGTCTCCCTTACTTGTTAATATATAAGTGTTAAGCGAGGAATATTTATTCAACTAACCTAGCTACTTCCTCCACCTCTTTATCCTCATGAATAATTAGTTTTAAAGCTCTAATCATCGCTTTGGGATCTCTATGCTGAAATATATTTCTACCAACAACAGCTCCATTAGCACCAGCTCTCATAACCGATTTAACGTCTCTTAGAAAATCTATAGGTTTCTCTCTGGTAGCACCACCGCTCATAAGTATAGGTATTCCCGCAGCCACCCTAACTACCTCTCTGAAACTTTCTTCCGAGCCTGTGTAATATGTTTTAACAAGATCAGCTCCACTCTCTATAGCAGCCCTTACAC contains the following coding sequences:
- a CDS encoding carbohydrate kinase family protein, with protein sequence MKDLQKRIDIIAVGHALVDIRIQVNEFPKPDQESPILRTKWGAGGSAVNVSIAVKRLGMSSGIIAKIGFDSFGRIIADELLKEGVDIKGLRISLGDTGFSIVAIDPQGEITMYGYKGSAEDLRPEEIDEDLIRESRHIHISSLRIDTS